One Prunus dulcis chromosome 8, ALMONDv2, whole genome shotgun sequence DNA window includes the following coding sequences:
- the LOC117638290 gene encoding TMV resistance protein N-like, whose amino-acid sequence MALSTQRTSAFLSSADQSAPRQWNHDVFLSFRGVDTRNSFVSHLYHELQHMGIKTFKDDPKLERGTTISSELFNAIQESRLAIVVLSQNYASSSWCLEELTKILQCMKSKGTVLPVFYNVDPSDVRKQSGSFAGAFVEHEKRFREDIEKVMRWRDALTEVANLSGLDSKNECERKLIEKIVEWVWSKVHRTYKLLDSTELVGIKFTPEQIDLLLAPSDDVRFIGIWGMGGIGKTSIAKQVYESISIHFEVSCFLANVREVSERGHLVDLQRQLLFPILKEQIIRVWDEQWGTYFIKNCLCNKKVLLILDDVNESSQLEKLVGEKDWFGKGSRIIITTRDERLLVKHDMQISYKVEGLGDDEALELFSRNAFKKIEPEEGFQELSKCFVNYARGLPLALKILGCSMYKRDRDEWKSELDKLRKIPESTIFDLLKLSYDGLDEMNKNIFLDIAFFYKGKGKEEVIEILDSYGVCGRIGINALIHKSLLTIARNNIVEMHDLIQEMALEIVRRENPEEPGERSRLCHHNDISHVFLNNTATNKIQGIALRMAELEEVGWNCEAFSKMLYLKFLEFDNVIISSNPTFLPNSLRIMKWNWYPSKIFPSDFQPIFLVRVEMRHNKLVRLWDGRKDLPNLKYMDLGYSKNLATTPNFTRIPKLEELCLEGCEKLVEIHPSIADLKWLKRLDFGGCSKVKKIPEFSGEMKNLLMLNLGGTSIENLPSSVGCLVGLSTLHLSNCKNLLGLPSAICNLKSLEWLLAEGCSNLEELPENLGDMECLEWLSLDGTAIRQLPRSIVRLKNLEILSRCGSEAYKSRFWWGLPCLSQRKDFVMGSLHGLCSLTALCLSDCGLCEGDLLGDIGCLSSLQELDLSGNNFVTLPVSFRYLSKLKSFDLARCQRLQQFPHLTSNYLVSIDIDDCTSLIMFPSPPTWNGNIRNYGVKLSCVNCFGLVENEGGCDSLILGVLWRFLQVQVGQLNIVTPGRRIPEWFKNQSVGDSLIVELPLDSCSTWMGFALCAVFEEDHPNPAHDLSKFDYFTVDCWSGKKQLANVSLKIGHVVSDHLCVFYVSSEDWKRQCSQMKILFQTYYKSHTWPSDRRNCSSIKKCGLRLVHEQDVEQLNQIMMMNQAINISITDSLRNSADASASVEGEGREVEQVAVEAPIISREDKIKNAKALSLIQEALTDELFPRIRNEKTAKGAWDTLRREYRGDKKVRAVKLQAVRADFEYMRMTYGESLDSYLSKFFGTVNNLKSLGEDMSETRIVQKLLMSLGRKYKSIVSIIEETRDLDVLRVEEVIASVKVYDKREDLHDERDKLTGTKKAFSSLKVGNNQVHGTHKGSQSRPNQKWQGQDKKGSNWSQNGSLNNHNGSSWNNSAGGNWNNSFNSQNKQGSSSQGSVKPQCQVCQKYHFGVCRHKGKPRCGKCNRFGHTAKDCEGHSHKQVANYAKEEEVTTGTMFYGCHSASLQDKSVWFVDSACSNHMTSQESVLINIDRTVTCKVKMGTGDLVQAIGKGTLVVET is encoded by the exons ATGGCGTTGAGCACCCAAAGAACCTCTGCCTTTCTTTCTTCAGCTGATCAGTCGGCTCCTCGTCAATGGAACCACGATGTGTTTTTGAGTTTCAGGGGTGTGGACACTAGAAACAGCTTTGTCTCCCATTTATACCACGAATTGCAGCACATGGGCATTAAAACATTCAAGGATGATCCAAAGCTTGAAAGAGGGACAACTATTTCTTCAGAGCTCTTCAATGCAATCCAAGAATCAAGGCTTGCAATCGTTGTTCTCTCGCAAAActatgcttcttcttcctggTGCTTGGAGGAACTTACAAAGATTCTCCAATGCATGAAATCCAAGGGTACAGTTCTGCCAGTGTTTTATAATGTGGATCCCTCTGACGTACGAAAACAAAGCGGCAGTTTTGCAGGCGCGTTTGTTGAGCATGAGAAAAGGTTCAGGGAAGACATAGAAAAGGTGATGCGCTGGAGAGATGCTTTAACAGAAGTTGCCAATTTATCTGGGTTGGATTCAAAGAATGA GTGTGAAAGAAAGCTCATTGAAAAGATTGTTGAATGGGTGTGGAGCAAAGTGCATCGCACATACAAATTGTTAGATTCCACAGAGTTAGTGGGAATTAAGTTTACACCTGAGCAAATAGACTTGCTTTTAGCTCCTTCAGATGATGTTCGTTTTATAGGGATATGGGGGATGGGCGGCATTGGCAAGACTAGCATTGCTAAGCAAGTTTATGAGAGCATTTCTATTCATTTTGAAGTTAGCTGCTTTCTTGCTAATGTTAGAGAGGTTTCTGAACGTGGTCATCTTGTTGATCTACAAAGACAGCTTCTTTTCCCGATCTTGAAGGAGCAAATTATTCGAGTTTGGGATGAACAGTGGGGTACCTATTTCATTAAGAATTGCTTATGTAATAAAAAGGTTCTTCTCATTCTTGATGATGTGAATGAATCAAGCCAACTAGAGAAATTGGTTGGAGAAAAGGATTGGTTTGGTAAGGGGAGTAGAATCATCATTACAACTAGAGATGAACGGTTGCTAGTTAAGCATGATATGCAGATATCATACAAGGTAGAGGGATTAGGTGATGATGAGGCTCTTGAGCTCTTTAGTCGGAAcgcctttaaaaaaattgaacccGAGGAAGGTTTTCAGGAATTGTCTAAGTGCTTTGTAAATTATGCTAGAGGCCTTCCATTAGCtcttaaaattttgggatGCTCTATGTATAAGAGAGATCGAGATGAATGGAAAAGTGAATTGGATAAGCTACGGAAAATTCCTGAGTCAACAATTTTCGATTTGCTCAAACTAAGTTATGATGGACTAGATGAGAtgaacaagaatatatttcttGATATTGCATTTTTCTATAAGGGAAAGGGCAAGGAGGAAGTAATTGAAATACTAGATAGTTATGGCGTATGTGGTCGTATTGGGATAAATGCTCTCATTCATAAATCGCTTTTAACTATCGCCCGAAACAACATTGTTGAGATGCATGATTTGATACAAGAAATGGCATTGGAAATTGTTCGCCGAGAGAATCCTGAAGAGCCTGGTGAACGCAGTCGGTTGTGCCATCATAATGACATTTCTCATGTATTTCTAAACAATACG GCAACTAACAAAATTCAAGGCATTGCCTTAAGGATGGCGGAACTTGAAGAGGTGGGTTGGAATTGTGAAGCATTTTCTAAGATGCTTTACCTgaaatttcttgaatttgataaTGTGATCATTTCTTCAAACCCCACATTTCTTCCTAATTCCTTAAGAATTATGAAATGGAATTGGTATCCTTCCAAAATTTTCCCATCAGATTTTCAACCAATTTTCCTTGTTAGAGTTGAGATGCGTCACAACAAACTTGTTCGGCTTTGGGATGGAAGAAAG GACTTGCCCAACTTGAAATATATGGACCTTGGTTACTCAAAAAACTTGGCAACAACCCCAAATTTCACTCGCATTCCAAAACTCGAGGAGTTGTGTCTTGAAGGGTGTGAGAAATTAGTTGAGATTCATCCGTCAATTGCAGATCTCAAATGGCTAAAAAGGTTGGATTTTGGTGGTTGctcaaaagtaaaaaagattCCAGAATTTTCaggagaaatgaaaaatttgttaatgCTTAATTTAGGGGGGACGTCCATTGAGAATTTACCTTCATCAGTTGGATGTCTTGTTGGCCTTTCTACTTTGCATCTAAGCAATTGTAAAAATCTCTTGGGTCTTCCTAGTGCAATTTGTAATTTGAAGTCTCTTGAATGGCTTCTGGCGGAGGGATGTTCAAATCTTGAGGAACTCCCAGAAAACTTGGGGGATATGGAGTGTTTAGAATGGCTTTCTTTGGATGGGACTGCTATAAGACAGCTCCCACGCTCTATTGTTCGTTTGAAAAATCTGGAAATTTTGAGTAGATGTGGATCAGAGGCTTATAAATCAAGGTTTTGGTGGGGCCTTCCCTGCTTATCTCAAAGAAAAGATTTTGTGATGGGTTCGCTACATGGTTTGTGTTCTTTAACGGCATTGTGTCTGAGTGATTGTGGTCTTTGTGAAGGGGATCTTCTCGGAGATATTGGTTGCTTATCCTCTTTACAAGAATTAGATCTTAGTGGAAACAATTTTGTTACTCTTCCTGTAAGCTTTAGATATCTTTCTAAGCTTAAGTCATTTGACCTGGCTAGGTGCCAAAGGCTTCAACAATTTCCTCATCTTACATCAAATTACTTAGTATCTATAGACATAGACGATTGCACTTCCTTAATAATGTTTCCAAGTCCGCCAACGTGGAATGGAAACATAAGAAATTATGGTGTTAAGTTGAGTTGTGTGAATTGCTTTGGATTGGTTGAGAATGAAGGCGGCTGCGATAGTTTAATACTTGGAGTGCTATGGAGATTCCTTCAG GTACAAGTTGGCCAATTAAACATTGTAACTCCTGGAAGGAGAATTCCAGAGTGGTTCAAAAATCAAAGTGTGGGAGATTCCTTAATTGTGGAGCTACCTCTGGATTCTTGTAGCACCTGGATGGGGTTTGCTTTATGTGCTGTCTTTGAAGAAGATCACCCAAATCCAGCTCATGACCTTTctaaatttgattattttacaGTTGACTGTTGGTCCGGAAAAAAACAGCTTGCGAATGTTTCGTTAAAGATAGGGCATGTTGTGTCAGATCACCTTTGTGTATTTTATGTGTCTAGTGAGGATTGGAAGAGGCAATGCAGTCAGATGAAGATTTTATTCCAAACTTATTATAAGAGTCATACTTGGCCCTCAGACAGAAGAAATTGCTCGAGTATAAAGAAGTGTGGGTTGCGTTTGGTGCACGAGCAAGACGTGGAACAACTCAACCAAATCATGATGATGAACCAAGCCATCAACATCAGCATTACTGATTCTCTTCGCAATTCAGCTGATGCAAGTGCAAGTG tggaaggggaaggaaGGGAGGTTGAGCAAGTTGCAGTGGAAGCACCTATTATCTCCAGGGAAGATAAGATCAAAAATGCCAAGGCATTGAGTCTTATTCAAGAAGCGCTAACAGATGAGCTCTTTCCTCGCATCAGAAATGAGAAGACTGCAAAAGGAGCTTGGGATACTCTGAGAAGAGAGTACAGAGGAGATAAAAAGGTAAGAGCTGTAAAACTTCAAGCAGTTAGAGCAGATTTTGAGTATATGAGAATGACATATGGTGAAAGCCTAGATAGCTATTTGTCTAAGTTTTTTGGAACTGTGAATAATTTGAAATCACTTGGTGAAGATATGTCTGAAACAAGAATTGTGCAAAAACTCTTGATGAGCCTAGGTAGAAAATATAAGTCCATTGTGTCTATCATTGAAGAAACTCGAGATCTTGATGTTCTTAGAGTTGAAGAAGTTATTGCATCTGTCAAGGTCTATGATAAAAGGGAAGACTTGCATGATGAAAGGGATAAATTGACAGGAACTAAGAAAGCTTTCAGTAGCCTCAAGGTTGGAAATAACCAAGTTCATGGCACTCATAAGGGCTCACAAAGTAGACCAAATCAAAAGTGGCAAGGACAAGACAAAAAGGGATCAAATTGGTCTCAAAATGGAAGCTTGAACAACCATAATGGCTCAAGCTGGAATAATAGTGCTGGAGGAAATTGGAACAATAGCTTCAATTCACAGAACAAGCAAGGTAGTAGCAGTCAAGGAAGTGTGAAACCACAGTGCCAAGTATGTCAGAAGTATCATTTTGGTGTGTGCAGGCACAAAGGCAAACCTAGATGTGGAAAATGCAATAGGTTTGGTCATACTGCAAAGGACTGTGAAGGTCATAGTCACAAACAAGTAGCCAACTAtgcaaaggaagaagaagtaaCCACAGGAACTATGTTCTATGGTTGTCACTCTGCAAGTTTGCAAGATAAAAGTGTATGGTTTGTGGACAGTGCCTGCAGCAACCACATGACCTCTCAAGAGTCTGTGTTAATAAACATTGACAGAACCGTGACTTGTAAAGTTAAAATGGGCACTGGAGATCTTGTACAAGCAATTGGAAAGGGCACTCTAGTGGTTGAAACTTAG
- the LOC117638289 gene encoding TMV resistance protein N-like — protein MALSTQRASAFHPSADQSAPPQWNYDVFLSFSGVDTRNSFLSHLYHELQHRGIKTFKDDPKLERGTTISSELFKAIQESRLAIVVLSPNYASSSWCLDELTKILQCMKSNGTVLPVFFNVDPSDVRKQSGSFAGVITEHEKRFREDIGKVKRWRAALTEVANLSGFDSKNQCERKLIEKIVEWVWGKVHHTVRLLDSTELVGLKFTREQIDLLLAPTDDVRFIGIWGMGGIGKTTIARLVYESISFHFEVRCFLANVREASEGNRLVDLQKQLLFPILKEQITQVWDEEWGTYFIKNCLCNKKVLLILDDVNASSQLEKFAKEKYWFGKGSIIIITTRDERLVKKHDMEISYKVQGLDDDKALKLFSRNAFKKFEPEEGFLELSKCFVNYAGGLPLALKILGCSVYKRDRDEWKNELDKLRKIPKIEIFNLLKISFDGLDEMNKNIFLDVAFFHRGKDKKKLRSHS, from the exons ATGGCGTTGAGCACCCAAAGAGCCTCTGCTTTTCATCCTTCAGCAGATCAGTCGGCTCCTCCTCAATGGAACTACGATGTGTTTTTGAGTTTCAGTGGGGTAGACACTCGAAATAGCTTTTTATCCCATTTATACCACGAATTGCAGCACAGGGGCATTAAAACATTCAAGGATGATCCAAAGCTTGAAAGAGGGACAACTATTTCTTCTGAGCTCTTCAAAGCAATCCAAGAATCAAGGCTTGCAATCGTTGTTCTCTCGCCAAActatgcttcttcttcctggTGCTTGGATGAACTTACAAAGATTCTCCAATGCATGAAATCCAACGGCACAGTTCTGCCTGTGTTTTTTAATGTGGATCCCTCCGATGTGCGAAAACAAAGCGGCAGTTTTGCAGGTGTCATCACTGAGCATGAGAAAAGGTTTAGGGAAGACATAGGAAAGGTGAAGCGTTGGAGAGCTGCTTTAACAGAAGTTGCCAATTTATCTGGGTTTGATTCAAAGAATCA GTGTGAAAGAAAGCTCATTGAAAAGATTGTTGAATGGGTGTGGGGGAAAGTGCATCACACAGTGAGATTGTTAGATTCCACAGAGTTAGTGGGACTTAAGTTTACACGTGAGCAAATAGACTTGCTTTTAGCTCCTACAGATGATGTCCGTTTTATAGGGATATGGGGGATGGGAGGCATTGGCAAGACAACCATTGCTAGGCTTGTTTATGAAAgcatttcttttcattttgaagtTCGCTGCTTTCTTGCTAATGTTAGAGAGGCTTCTGAAGGTAATCGTCTTGTCGATCTACAAAAACAGCTGCTTTTCCCGATCTTGAAGGAACAAATTACTCAAGTTTGGGATGAAGAGTGGGGGACCTATTTCATTAAGAATTGCTTATGTAATAAAAAGGTTCTTCTCATTCTTGATGATGTGAATGCGTCAAGCCAACTAGAGAAATTTGCTAAGGAAAAGTATTGGTTTGGTAAGGGGAGTATAATCATCATTACAACTCGTGATGAACGGTTGGTTAAAAAGCATGATATGGAGATATCATATAAGGTACAGGGATTAGATGATGATAAGGCTCTTAAGCTCTTTAGTCGGAACgcctttaaaaaatttgagcCTGAGGAAGGTTTTTTGGAATTGTCCAAGTGCTTTGTAAATTATGCTGGAGGCCTTCCATTAGCtcttaaaattttgggatGCTCTGTGTATAAGAGAGATCGAGACGAATGGAAAAATGAATTGGATAAGCTACGGAAAATTCCTAAGAtagaaattttcaatttgctcAAAATTAGTTTTGATGGACTAGATGAGATGAACAAGAATATCTTTCTTGATGTTGCATTTTTCCATAGGGGGAAGGACAAGAAGAAA TTGAGAAGTCACTCTTaa
- the LOC117638288 gene encoding TMV resistance protein N-like: MALSTQRASAFLPSADQSAPPQWNYDVFLSFKGVDTRNGFVSHLYHELQHRCIKTFKDDPKLERGTTISSELFKAIQESRLAIVVLSPNYASSCWCLDELTKILQCMKSNGTVLPVFFNVDPSDVRKQSGSFAGAITEHEKRFREDIGKVKRWRAALTEVANLSGFDSKNQCERKLIEKIVEWVWGKVHHTVRLLDSTELVGLKFTREQIDLLLAPTDDVRFIGIWGMGGIGKTTIARLVYESISFHFEVRCFLANVREASEGNRLVDLQKQLLFPILKEQITQVWNEEWGTYFIKNCLCNKKVLLILDDVNASSQLEKFAKEKDWFGKGSIIIITTRDERLVKKHDMEISYKVQGLNDDKALKLFSRNAFKKFEPEEGFRELCNCFVNYAGGLPLALKILGCSVYKRDRDEWKNELDKLRKIPKIEIFNLLKISFDRLDEMNKNIFLDVAFFHKGKDKKKVIEILDSCGRCGGINALVEKSLLTFDILNNIVGMHDLIQEMAFQIVRQESPEEPGGRSRLCHHNDIIHVLINNTATNKIQGIALSMVKLEKADWNCEAFSKMINLKFLEVDNVIISSIPRILPNCLRILKWNWYSSKYLPSNFQPNKLVSLEMQDSKLVRLWDERIDLPNLKYMDLSWSQNLATTPNFTGIPKLQMLDLKGCENLVEIHPSVAYLKWLTDLILYGCKSVKSLPREVQMDSLIYLSLCGCSKLKKIPEFSEQMENLSKLSLSGTAIEKLPSSIGRLVGLTSLDVRNCTNLLGLPSAICNLKSLKALCADGSSVEMIKVRRSQPNKSRFWWGLQRKAFVLGSLHGLWSLKLLDLSICGLCEGDIPVDIGCLSSLEELNLSRNNFVSLPASIGCLPKLKSLKANGCQKLQQLPHLRFGLVENDFYSIRIYTEDCTSLKMLPKLSIKNRRRSYVGFVLSCVNCIGLVENEGCDAILGMLWIGLDWGFLQVPRWNIPTFQIVIPGSRIPEWFNNQSVGDSLIVELPPCTMSIWIAFCAVFEEGAPVDHPNPPHDLSTYFRIECRPGEGGPVRCNPITKGHLLSPHLWVSCLYHYVVHKECNQMKISFRTFYDLSDRIYCSGIRKCGFRLVHKQDVEELYQIMMMNHSIDISTKATSPHNSHNSAGASGSHQKSLCRKSYALSKWFLTKLDLELIKNSFVLIGPVGMKFAPQDLQAH, from the exons ATGGCGTTGAGCACCCAAAGAGCATCTGCTTTTCTTCCTTCAGCTGATCAGTCGGCTCCTCCTCAATGGAACTACGATgtgtttttgagtttcaagGGTGTAGACACTCGAAATGGCTTTGTGTCCCATTTATACCACGAATTGCAGCACAGGTGCATTAAAACATTCAAGGATGATCCAAAGCTTGAAAGAGGGACAACTATTTCTTCTGAGCTCTTCAAAGCAATCCAAGAATCAAGGCTTGCAATCGTTGTTCTCTCGCCAAACTATGCTTCTTCTTGCTGGTGCTTGGATGAGCTTACAAAGATTCTCCAATGCATGAAATCCAACGGCACAGTTCTGCCTGTGTTTTTTAATGTGGATCCCTCCGATGTGCGAAAACAAAGTGGCAGTTTTGCAGGTGCCATCACTGAGCATGAGAAAAGGTTTAGGGAAGACATAGGAAAGGTGAAGCGCTGGAGAGCTGCTTTAACAGAAGTTGCCAATTTATCTGGGTTTGATTCAAAGAATCA GTGTGAAAGAAAGCTCATTGAAAAGATTGTTGAATGGGTGTGGGGGAAAGTGCATCACACAGTGAGATTGTTAGATTCCACAGAGTTAGTGGGACTTAAGTTTACACGTGAGCAAATAGACTTGCTTTTAGCTCCTACAGATGATGTCCGTTTTATAGGGATATGGGGGATGGGAGGCATTGGCAAGACAACCATTGCTAGGCTTGTTTATGAAAgcatttcttttcattttgaagtTCGCTGCTTTCTTGCTAATGTTAGAGAGGCTTCTGAAGGTAATCGTCTTGTCGATCTACAAAAACAGCTGCTTTTCCCGATCTTGAAGGAACAAATTACTCAAGTTTGGAATGAAGAGTGGGGGACCTATTTCATTAAGAATTGCTTATGTAATAAAAAGGTTCTTCTCATTCTTGATGATGTGAATGCATCAAGCCAACTAGAGAAATTTGCTAAGGAAAAGGATTGGTTTGGTAAAGGGAGTATAATCATCATTACAACTCGTGATGAACGGTTGGTTAAAAAGCATGATATGGAGATATCATATAAGGTACAGGGATTAAATGATGATAAGGCTCTTAAGCTCTTTAGTCGAAACgcctttaaaaaatttgagcCTGAGGAAGGTTTTCGGGAATTGTGCAATTGCTTTGTAAATTATGCTGGAGGCCTTCCATTAGCtcttaaaattttgggatGCTCTGTGTATAAGAGAGATCGAGATGAATGGAAAAATGAATTGGATAAGCTACGGAAAATTCCTAAGAtagaaattttcaatttgctcAAAATTAGTTTTGATAGACTAGATGAGAtgaacaagaatatatttcttGATGTTGCATTTTTCCATAAGGGGAAGGACAAGAAGAAAGTAATTGAAATACTAGACAGTTGTGGCCGTTGTGGTGGGATAAATGCTCTAGTTGAGAAGTCACTCTTaacttttgatattttaaacaACATTGTTGGGATGCATGATTTGATACAAGAAATGGCATTTCAAATTGTTCGTCAAGAGTCTCCTGAAGAGCCCGGTGGACGCAGTCGATTGTGTCATCATAATGACATCATTCATGTATTGATAAACAATACG GCAACTAACAAAATTCAAGGCATCGCCTTAAGCATGGTGAAACTTGAAAAGGCGGATTGGAATTGTGAAGCATTCTCTAAGATGATTAACCTGAAATTTCTTGAAGTTGATAATGTGATCATTTCCTCAATCCCCAGAATTCTTCCTAATTGCTTAAGAATTCTGAAATGGAATTGGTATTCTTCCAAATATCTCCCATCAAATTTTCAACCGAATAAACTTGTTTCACTTGAGATGCAGGACAGCAAACTAGTTCGGCTCTGGGATGAAAGAATT GACTTGCCCAATTTGAAATACATGGACCTTAGTTGGTCTCAAAACTTAGCAACAACCCCAAATTTCACTGGCATTCCAAAACTCCAGATGTTGGATCTTAAAGGGTGTGAGAATTTGGTTGAGATTCACCCGTCCGTTGCATATCTCAAATGGCTTACAGATCTAATACTATATGGATGCAAAAGTGTTAAGAGTCTTCCAAGGGAGGTACAAATGGATTCTCTTATATATTTAAGTCTTTGTGGTTgctcaaaactgaaaaagatTCCAGAATTTTCAGAACAAATGGAAAATTTGTCAAAGCTTAGTTTGAGTGGGACGGCCATtgagaaattaccttcatcaATTGGACGTCTTGTTGGCCTTACTTCTCTGGATGTAAGAAATTGTACAAATCTCTTGGGTCTTCCGAGCGCAATTTGTAATTTGAAGTCTCTTAAAGCACTCTGTGCGGATGGAAGCTCTGTTGAAATGATTAAAGTACGTAGATCACAACCTAATAAATCAAGGTTTTGGTGGGGCCTCCAAAGAAAGGCTTTTGTGTTGGGTTCGCTACATGGTTTATGGTCTTTAAAGCTTTTGGATCTGAGTATTTGTGGTCTTTGTGAAGGGGATATTCCCGTTGATATTGGCTGCTTGTCCTCTTTAGAAGAATTAAACCTTAGTCGAAACAATTTTGTTAGCCTTCCTGCAAGCATTGGATGTCTTCCTAAGCTTAAGTCACTTAAGGCGAATGGGTGCCAAAAGCTTCAACAATTGCCCCATCTCCGCTTTGGATTGGTTGAGAATGACTTCTACAGTATTAGAATATACACAGAGGATTGCACTTCCTTAAAAATGTTGCCAAAGTTGAGcataaaaaacagaagaagaagttaTGTTGGGTTCGTGTTGAGTTGTGTGAATTGCATTGGATTGGTTGAGAATGAAGGCTGCGATGCTATACTTGGAATGCTCTGGATTGGTCTGGATTGGGGATTCCTTCag GTACCTCGTTGGAATATTCCCACTTTCCAAATTGTAATACCTGGAAGTAGAATTCCAGAGTGGTTCAATAATCAAAGTGTAGGAGATTCCTTAATTGTGGAGCTACCTCCATGTACCATGTCCATTTGGATTGCTTTTTGTGCTGTCTTTGAAGAAGGTGCCCCTGTGGATCACCCAAATCCACCTCATGACCTCTCTACCTATTTTCGAATTGAATGTCGCCCAGGAGAAGGTGGCCCTGTGCGTTGTAATCCCATTACTAAAGGCCATCTACTGTCACCTCACCTTTGGGTATCTTGTTTATATCATTATGTAGTCCACAAAGAATGCAATCAGATGAAGATTTCATTCCGTACCTTTTATGACCTTTCAGACAGAATATATTGCTCGGGTATAAGGAAGTGTGGGTTCCGTTTGGTGCACAAGCAAGACGTGGAAGAACTTTACCAAATCATGATGATGAACCATTCCATCGACATCAGCACAAAAGCTACTTCTCCGCACAATTCTCACAATTCAGCTGGTGCAAGTGGCTCTCACCAAAAATCTCTCTGCCGCAAAAGCTATGCTCTTTCCAAATGGTTTTTAACAAAACTT GATTTGGAGCTCATCAAAAATAGTTTTGTGCTTATTGGGCCGGTTGGCATGAAATTTGCACCTCAAGATCTACAAGCTCATTAG